From a single Ornithodoros turicata isolate Travis chromosome 8, ASM3712646v1, whole genome shotgun sequence genomic region:
- the LOC135366019 gene encoding uncharacterized protein LOC135366019 isoform X1 gives MACITIPVALLSVISSSLSLTTSEISNVRGDAPIAATIKRTTGGTYGTTNCRNDKILDVAPFQVLRPVESVTHCLVACLMRGPQCKAFNYGNRTCSLLDTVLCHIRGPQGFLHLKDMPGFSYYDLFDRGGIQASRAKLPGCISGEDISESCISDSPPHSSTIGDADMNTTSPTLTDASGGTSTPSVGLETVTGRLPQETTDIDIPATSATASSLFYIKITPETFENARNICLTEGAFLARPKTADDHKALVLLMKTHRAQRLWIGVQRKPEDEPRYLNGDPVPPTSQRWGPGQPNNSGGTQICVEMRQSLSFLWNDFDCENPAPFACQRSSAAPLTSTTVPIGE, from the exons ATGGCTTGCATCACGATACCCGTCGCATTGCTCTCTGTCATCTCATCCAGCCTCAGTCTCACAACGTCTGAGATATCCAACGTGAGAGGCGACGCTCCGATTGCCGCGACCATCAAGCGCACAACCGGTGGCACCTACGGCACCACAAACTGCCGCAACGACAAGATCTTAGACGTGGCGCCATTTCAAGTTCTGCGCCCAGTGGAGTCCGTAACTCATTGTCTGGTAGCGTGTTTGATGCGCGGACCACAGTGCAAGGCTTTCAACTATGGCAACAGGACCTGCAGTCTCTTGGACACCGTACTCTGTCATATTCGGGGACCGCAAGGGTTCCTTCACCTCAAGGACATGCCTGGATTTTCGTACTATGACCTGTTTGATCGCGGGGGGATTCAG GCATCGCGTGCCAAACTTCCTGGCTGCATTTCCGGCGAGGACATCTCCGAAAGCTGCATAAGTGACAGTCCTCCTCATAGTTCCACGATTGGCGACGCAGACATGAACACCACTTCGCCAACCCTAACAGACGCCTCAGGAGGTACTTCGACACCAAGCGTGGGACTAGAGACCGTTACTGGGCGGCTGCCACAGGAGACTACGGATATCGATATCCCTGCGACGAGTGCAACCGCTTCCT CACTATTCTACATCAAAATCACACCGGAGACATTTGAGAATGCCAGGAACATCTGTCTCACCGAAGGGGCCTTCCTCGCCAGGCCGAAGACGGCGGATGACCACAAAGCCCTCGTGTTGCTGATGAAAACGCACCGCGCCCAGAGGCTATGGATTGGCGTACAAAGG AAGCCCGAGGATGAACCGAGATACCTAAACGGGGACCCAGTTCCTCCCACAAGTCAGCGCTGGGGACCAGGACAACCGAATAACAGCGGTGGAACGCAAATCTGCGTTGAGATGCGCCAGAGCCTTAGCTTCCTGTGGAACGACTTTGACTGTGAAAATCCAGCGCCGTTCGCGTGTCAGAGGAGCAGTGCAGCACCTTTAACATCCACGACAGTTCCAATTGGCGAATAG
- the LOC135366019 gene encoding uncharacterized protein LOC135366019 isoform X2 gives MACITIPVALLSVISSSLSLTTSEISNVRGDAPIAATIKRTTGGTYGTTNCRNDKILDVAPFQVLRPVESVTHCLVACLMRGPQCKAFNYGNRTCSLLDTVLCHIRGPQGFLHLKDMPGFSYYDLFDRGGIQASRAKLPGCISGEDISESCISDSPPHSSTIGDADMNTTSPTLTDASGGTSTPSVGLETVTGRLPQETTDIDIPATSATASSLFYIKITPETFENARNICLTEGAFLARPKTADDHKALVLLMKTHRAQRLWIGVQRPEDEPRYLNGDPVPPTSQRWGPGQPNNSGGTQICVEMRQSLSFLWNDFDCENPAPFACQRSSAAPLTSTTVPIGE, from the exons ATGGCTTGCATCACGATACCCGTCGCATTGCTCTCTGTCATCTCATCCAGCCTCAGTCTCACAACGTCTGAGATATCCAACGTGAGAGGCGACGCTCCGATTGCCGCGACCATCAAGCGCACAACCGGTGGCACCTACGGCACCACAAACTGCCGCAACGACAAGATCTTAGACGTGGCGCCATTTCAAGTTCTGCGCCCAGTGGAGTCCGTAACTCATTGTCTGGTAGCGTGTTTGATGCGCGGACCACAGTGCAAGGCTTTCAACTATGGCAACAGGACCTGCAGTCTCTTGGACACCGTACTCTGTCATATTCGGGGACCGCAAGGGTTCCTTCACCTCAAGGACATGCCTGGATTTTCGTACTATGACCTGTTTGATCGCGGGGGGATTCAG GCATCGCGTGCCAAACTTCCTGGCTGCATTTCCGGCGAGGACATCTCCGAAAGCTGCATAAGTGACAGTCCTCCTCATAGTTCCACGATTGGCGACGCAGACATGAACACCACTTCGCCAACCCTAACAGACGCCTCAGGAGGTACTTCGACACCAAGCGTGGGACTAGAGACCGTTACTGGGCGGCTGCCACAGGAGACTACGGATATCGATATCCCTGCGACGAGTGCAACCGCTTCCT CACTATTCTACATCAAAATCACACCGGAGACATTTGAGAATGCCAGGAACATCTGTCTCACCGAAGGGGCCTTCCTCGCCAGGCCGAAGACGGCGGATGACCACAAAGCCCTCGTGTTGCTGATGAAAACGCACCGCGCCCAGAGGCTATGGATTGGCGTACAAAGG CCCGAGGATGAACCGAGATACCTAAACGGGGACCCAGTTCCTCCCACAAGTCAGCGCTGGGGACCAGGACAACCGAATAACAGCGGTGGAACGCAAATCTGCGTTGAGATGCGCCAGAGCCTTAGCTTCCTGTGGAACGACTTTGACTGTGAAAATCCAGCGCCGTTCGCGTGTCAGAGGAGCAGTGCAGCACCTTTAACATCCACGACAGTTCCAATTGGCGAATAG
- the LOC135366020 gene encoding intraflagellar transport protein 81 homolog, producing MGDAIKFIIQELNKEPFNKKLNLISYDSLKPQQLLQLLNDVFTELDPKMQANVRIEDPEQLTIRTLNFLQVLKYRPPEGTHMAHFRQGIVSGDRTIVTHILEWLLRRIPALRKRVYLARFLVKVELHPEVEGDSDLVNLYSQYDMLIEQFKEVHKQNEALKTSGFNTAEIRKDIVHMEEEKQQLERKIERIKRKVDNQSNKDAMLEMARNLREEQERSATLSQHRINQQNGITQSEQKIQRLTHQLRDLRQSGIGATPEGLLQRLEEEVRANKYLVRDKLPKEITACQNSIRDMQRVAAEPAIGQNDLDKIKAKILAENTEINALYERKMKSQEAADDRQTLFRQQASMIARKKESAAEKLNELRSQLAQLQSEVQEKTKQSSAFVGEEVLKGDEFKKYVNSLRGKSNAYKQQRQELAELRAETGVLARTDEILQQREKAVFNELETIEEQKGIRGFHTAQGALEEASIQKAGLDDQKNRTLEDMSAMVQGLNGRIAEKKSQLAPIIKDLRPLRQKCQDMTVEYEAKKSTYDSCAAGLESNVSRLEQEVVSLRNEVTNSESQYHVIQHNLQLLRAKERLLQNETTLYASADPKDRKNSLRERLNKSISDLEKEGKELREKQKDVKNNENKMQAQVTMWNDLQKLLECKMACWEQREAAQQRQQAFSDRLVL from the exons ATGGGTGACGCAATCAAGTTCATCATACAAGAGCTGAACAAAGAACCGTTCAATAAAAAGTTGAACCTCATCAGCTACGATTCTCTGAAGCCCCAGCAGCTCCTACAGCTTTTAAACGATGTCTTCACAGAGCTGGATCCCAAG ATGCAAGCAAATGTCCGAATCGAAGACCCCGAGCAGCTTACCATTAGGACACTCAACTTCTTGCAAGTTCTCAAGTACAGGCCACCAGAAGGAACGCACAT GGCGCACTTCCGCCAGGGCATCGTGTCGGGCGATCGGACCATCGTCACTCACATCTTGGAATGGCTTTTGAGGAGGATCCCCGCCCTACGAAAGAGGGTTTACCTGGCCAGGTTCCTCGTCAAGGTGGAGCTTCACCCTGAAGTGGAAGGGGACAGCGACTTGGTAAACTTGTACAGCCAG TACGACATGCTGATCGAACAGTTCAAAGAAGTGCACAAGCAAAACGAAGCCCTCAAGACAAGCGGGTTCAACACTGCTGAGATACGCAAAGATATCGTCCACATGGAGGAAGAGAAGCAGCAACTGGAGAGGAAGATTGAGAGGATCAAACGAAAG GTGGACAACCAGAGCAACAAGGACGCCATGCTGGAAATGGCACGGAACCTGCGCGAAGAACAGGAGAGGTCCGCCACTTTGTCTCAACATCGTATCAATCAGCAGAATGGA ATAACGCAGAGCGAACAAAAGATACAGCGACTGACACACCAGCTGAGAGACTTACGACAGTCTGGAATTGGAGCCACACCAGAAG GCCTGCTGCAGAGACTGGAGGAGGAGGTGCGAGCTAATAAGTACCTCGTCAGAGACAAACTTCCCAAGGAGATTACCGCGTGTCAAAATTCTATCCGAGACATGCAGCGAGTGGCCGCCGAGCCTGCAATAGGACAGAACGACTTGGACAAGATTAAAGCCAAG ATCTTAGCAGAAAACACGGAAATCAACGCCCTGTATGAGAGAAAAATGAAGAGTCAGGAAGCTGCAGATGACAGGCAAACCCTTTTTAGACAACAG GCATCCATGATAGCACGGAAGAAAGAGTCGGCGGCCGAAAAGCTCAATGAGCTCAGGAGTCAGTTGGCGCAGCTGCAGTCAGAAGTGCAAGAGAAAACGAAACAGTCATCGGCTTTCGTCGGAGAGGAGGTTCTCAAAGGCGATGAG TTCAAGAAGTACGTGAACTCACTACGTGGCAAGAGCAACGCATACAAACAGCAGAGACAGGAACTAGCAGAACTGAGAGCAGAGACTGGGGTTCTCGCACGCACCGACGAGATTCTGCAGCAGCGGGAGAAAGCTGTATTCAACGAACTG GAAACCATAGAAGAACAGAAGGGAATTCGTGGCTTCCACACAGCCCAAGGAGCTCTGGAAGAAGCGTCCATTCAAAAGGCTGGCTTGGATGACCAGAAGAACCGGACTCTGGAAGATATGTCTGCTATGGTACAAGGCCTTAATGGCCGCATTGCTGAGAAGAAAAGCCAACTAGCGCCCATCATAAAAGACTTAAGACCACTCCGACAAAAGTGCCAG GACATGACTGTGGAGTACGAGGCAAAGAAATCGACGTATGATTCATGTGCGGCTGGTCTCGAAAGCAACGTCTCAAGGCTTGAGCAG GAAGTGGTCTCACTACGGAACGAAGTCACCAACTCAGAGTCCCAATACCACGTGATACAGCACAACTTGCAGTTGCTTCGCGCAAAGGAAAGACTACTCCAAAATGAGACAACTCTCTACGCTTCCGCTGACCCCAAAGACAGGAAAAATTCGCTCAG GGAACGACTGAACAAGAGCATTTCTGATCTGGAAAAGGAGGGCAAGGAACTACGAGAGAAGCAGAAAGATGTGAAAAATAACGAGAACAAAATGCAGGCTCAGGTCACGATGTGGAATGACCTCCAGAAGCTGCTGGAATGCAAGATGGCCTGTTGGGAACAAAGAGAAGCAGCACAGCAGAGACAGCAAGCCTTCAGCGACAGACTTGTACTCTGA